The genomic region CGGCCTCTTCCACCTTTTTCCCCTCCATACCCGTCACGTAAAACACGTCGGCCACCTGATCGAGCCGGGTGGAAATCCGGGACGCATGCACCGACAAGCCCAATTGAAAAATGGCGTTCGTGATAATGTACAACAATCCCTGCCGATCATCCGCAAAAACATCAAGAATCGTAAACCGGTCGGAGGTCTCGTTGTCGATCCGCACTTCCGCCGGCTGCCGGTGCACGGGTAACGAGCGCCCCAGGCTCAGCCTGGCCCCGCGCTGCATCACCGCCTCGATGGCCTGCCGGCCGGTCAACACCTCCGTGATCGTCGCCGCGATCGACTCGCGCCGCTCCATGGGAGGCTCGCCCTGATAGTCCGGGTCGGCGACCTGGAAGGTATCGACAACCACGCCATCTTTTCTGGTCACGATCTGCGCGTCCAGAATCTGCAACCCGCCTCCCGCCATCACCCCGGCAATCTTGGAAAACAATCCGGGGATCACATCATTATGCGCAATCACGGCATATTCACATGTGCCTAAGGGTGCGTTAAATTCCGTCTCCACCACTACCCCGCCATCCTGCAAACGGCGGATGGCGCCCAGGTGAACGGCAATGCGACGCGGACTCGTGCCGTAGGCATACCGCAGTGGGAACTGTTCGAGTTCCGAGCTGATCCAGGCCTTGTCACGTGACAGATCCTGAACCCCATGGGACTGTGCCACCACGTCGTCAGCGATCCGTGCCAGCCGCTGCGGCTCATCGGCCGTCTCGCGCTCGCCGGAGACTTCCTGCATGGCTCGCAGATACAGTTCGACCAAGAGAGACTCTTTCCATTTCGTCAGCACATCCGGGCCGACGGCGGCGATGTCCGCGGCGGTCAGAGCTAGCAATTTGCGCAAGACTTCCGGCGTGCCGACTTCACGCGCGAAGGGCAACAACACTTTTTCATCATAGGGGTCGCGTCGAAAAGCCGTGTGCGCCATCAACAAATGCCGATGGACCAGCATGACCAACGTGCGCGACTCCCGCTCATCGAACCCCAGGCGCACCGCGGTTTCTTCTGCCAACCGCTTCCCGACTTCACTATGGTCTTCTTCGTGGCCCTTGCCCAGATCGTGAAGGAGCAGGGCCAGATGGAGCAGATCTTTCCGCTTAATCTCCCGATACACCTCTCCGAGCACACCGGCATGATCGGCAAGAGCTTCGGCCTTCGCCACGGCCAACAGGCTATGCTCATCAACCGTGTACTTGTGATATTGATTGAATTGCATCAGTCCGCGCACACGCGAGAAGGCCGGCACGAGTTTCTCCAACAAATGCGCGCGGTGCATAGCCTCCAACGCCCGCGCCGTCCCGGGGCCCGCCAGAATCGATAAAAAGGTACGGCCCGTTTCCGGCGTGTGGAATTGCTCGACGGACAACGTCTCGGCATGCCGGTGAATATCTTCCAGGAGAGCCGGATCGATGCTCAACTTGCGCGATCGGGCCAGATTAAACAGGGTCAGGAGCAAGGACGGCTGCGCCAGCACCTGGGAACGCAGTTCCACCGGTACGGTCAACGCTTCGCCATCGACGGCGAAATACTGCTCGATTCGAGGAGACGGCAGCCATCGTACGAGTTGCTGCCACAGCGAGCGGCGGCGACAGCGCTCGACAAATCGCATCAAGGCCGCATGCAGCCCCATGGTATGCCGGTAATATTGCTGCATGAACTGCTCAACCGCGAGCAAATGCGGCTGATCGGCAAAGCCCCAGTGTTTGGCCAACCAGACCTGCTCATCAAACGTCAGAATTTCCTGGGCCATGCCGGCGCGAATATGCAGAAATGAACGGACCCGCAGCAAAAACTCACGCGCTTCTTTGATCGCGCGATAATCCGCTTGAGACAGAATGCCCCGGTCGGACAATTCCCGGATGGTGGGCGCCTGAAATCGCGCAGATCCAATCCATTGCAGGAGGTGCAGGTCGCGCAAGCCGCCTTTGCTTTTCTTGACGTTCGGCTCCAGCAGGTACACCGTCTCGCCGAACTTCTGGTACTCACGCTGCCGTTCGGCCACCTTCTGCTCGAGATACCCATCGAAGCCGCTCGACACGACTTTGCGGACATACCGCGCATGAAACTGCTGAAACAGCTCGGGGCTTCCCGCAAGAAACCGGGCCTCCATCATGGACGTACGGACCGTCAGATCGGCCAAGCCTAAATCAAGGCAGTCCTGAATGGTTCGCACGCTATGACCGACCTGAAATCCGATATCCCAGAGCGGATGCAGCACCTGCTTCACCAGTTCAGGAATCACCTTGGCTGCATCCTGGTGAAAGAGGAACATCAGATCGATATCGGAGTGCGGCGCCAATTCCCGCCGCCCGTAGCCCCCGATGGCCACAAGGCAGCAATGCTGAAACCCTGCGGTCGTCAGCGCCTCGCCGCCGGTCCGTGCCGCGGTCCGGTACCGGCCAACGATCACGCCATCGACCAGATCCGTCGTGGCTGCGACCACTTCATCGCCGGACGCCCCGGCCAACAACCGCTGCTGAATCGCCTGGCGTTGGTCAGCCAGCAGTTGGGCCACCGCCATGGAAGCCGCGTCGTGCACCATATGGGAATCCGCGTCCAACGCCTGCGACATACTTAGAGCGCGCTTTCTCCCGTTTCACCGGTCCGGATCCTGACGGCGGACGTCAGATCCCGCACGAATATTTTGCCGTCCCCAATGCTGCCCGTTTTCGCCGCGCGCGTAATGGTTTCGAGCACGCGCTGAACCTGCCCGTCATTCACCGCCACTTCAATTTTGACCTTGGGCACGAATTCAATGGTGTACTCCTGGCCGCGATAGGTTTCCTTGTGCCCCTTCTGCCGGCCGAAGCCCTTGACCTCCGTGACGGTCATGCCCTGAATCCCGATTTCGAGCAGAGCGTCCTTCACTTCATCGAGCTTGAACGGTTTGACGATGGCTTCGATTAGTTTCATCCTTGCCTCCTGAGATCGCCGACCGCCCCCAGTCGATGGCGTCAAATCACGAATAGGCGCGTTCGTTATGTTGACTCAAATCCAGACCGGTCGCTTCCTCTTCGGGTGAAACCCGCAGCCCTGTCATCGCATCGACCAATTTGAGGATGGCAAAGGTGCCGACCAGCGAGAAGACCGTCGTGACCACCACAACCAAGAGTTGGATGCCGAACAAACCGGGATTGCCGAAAAAGAGCCCGTCGGCGCCTCCGGGATTGACGACTTTGCTGGCGAAGAGACCTGTCGCCAGCACTCCAATCACCCCCCCGACTCCGTGGATCCCCACGACATCAAGCGAGTCATCATAGCCGAATCGCCCCTTCCAGACAATCGCCGCGTAGCAGGACATCCCGGCGACCAGACCGATGAGGATGGCGGACATGGGGCCGATATACCCCGCTGCAGGCGTGACCGTCGCCAGGCCGGCCACCGCGCCGCTGGCCACTCCCAGCACCGTGGGTTTTCCGCGATGCATCCATTCCGCGCCGCACCAGGAAATGGCTCCCATGCACGCCGCCGCATGTGTCGCAAGAACGGCCGAGACCGCCACGCCGTTCGCCCCCAGCGCGCTTCCCCCGTTAAATCCAAACCAGCCGAACCATAGAAATCCGGTTCCAAGCAAGGTCATCGGCAAATTGTGGGGCGCCATGTAATCCGTTCCATATCCTCGGCGTTTCCCCAATACGATGGCGCAGATCAGCGCCGCCGCCCCGGAGCTGATGTGGATCACTGCGCCGCCGGCAAAGTCCAAGGCCCCCAGCTGAGCGAGCCATCCGCCACCCCAGATCCAATGGGCCAGCGGCACGTATACGAGGACCGACCACATGGCGGCAAACAATACGACCGAGGTAAACCGTTTGCGTTCGGCAAAGGCGCCGGTGATCAGCGCCGGCGCGATGGCGGCAAACATCAACTGAAAGAGCATAAAGGCCTGGTGCGGAATTGTCGGGCCATACACCGCGTGCGGCACGCTCCCCACCCCGCTGAGACCGATCCAGTCCAGCCCGCCGATAACCCCGCCTTTGTCCGGCCCGAAGGCCAGGCTATAACCGAATACAATCCATAACAGGCTGACCACGCCTAAAATCATGACGCTCTGCATGATCGTCCCGAGCACGTTTTTGGTGCGTACGAGTCCGCCATAAAACAGGGCAAGACCAGGCATCAACATGGCCAGCACGAAGGCGGATGAGACCAGAACCCATGCCGTATCGCCGCTGTCGACTTTGAGCGGCGCATCCTCCGCCCAGGCCAGCTCGGCCCCCAATCCCGACATCAAGGTGAGTGCCCCTGCCAAACTCACGATGCACGTTTTCCACTGTGCCGATGCCTTCACGCTGTCCTCCTTCGGCTACGCTGCCTGCCAAGAGGCCTCCTCCGTCACCGTGCTCAGGAAGAGGCCCAGGCAGAAGCTTAAAACGTCTTCGTGAACTTCAGCTTATAAAAATCCTGATTGTCTGTCAGATCTTTCCCGGCCGTGAACCGGAACGCCATGTTCCCCGGCAGCTTCATTTCGACATACGGACCAATCCAGCGATAATAGTCCTGCGCCGCCCCGGGCGCACTGCTGTCACGCGTTGTCAGCAAATGCTCATAGTGTGCTCCAACAGACCACATGCTGTTCATGCGTACGCCGGCACTCACCCAATAGTGCAGGAAGTCCCAGGTTCCCCGGCCGCCGGTCTGACTGGCGCCCAAGCAATTCGTGTCGACGAGTCCACTGCACCCGGTCGCACCGCCGCCTCCGCTTCCCCCTTCACTCCGGATGGCCTTGTAGTAGCCCATGTAGAACTCGCCTTCGAAACGGTTGTCGATATAGTTGGCGATAATGTTCGGAACCGCGCCCTCAAAGGCCGTGGTTCTCTCGTTGATGCTGCCGCCGCCGTTCGGGAAGAACCCGCCGCGGGACGACAACAAACTGCCATGCACAAAGCCGATCATGGGCGTGACGGACAGACGTTTTTCCAGGAACGTAAAATTGAGACCCACGTCCGTTTCGAGCCAGGGGGCATTGTCATGTACCCCCACACCGCTGATCATGGTCCAATAGGTGAAGTTAAAGGCGAGCGCGATGTTGTCGGTCAGACCGTAGGTGCCATAAATAGATGGATTGAACCCGAAGAAACTGTCGGCCTGCATCGCCATCGTCACCGACACCGGGTGTTTGGTGGTGTCCATCAAGTCGTCCGTTGTTGCGGCTTGCGCCTCGCCAAGAGCGCCTCCCCCGCCACCTGTCATCAATGCCAACCCCAACACCCACGCCCGCGCTTGTCGCCCAACCAGCATATTCATGACGCCTCCAAGGAGAGAATAAGTGAAAGTAACCCGCTCCCAGACCATCGTGCCCAACGATCTGGAAGTTCCGTCTCTCTGGCGCCATTGCCAGTGTTGCTGACCGACGTCGTTGTCGGTCGGGATGCTGCTGCCTACCGATACCCGTTGGTGATCGGCATTCGCCGATCCTTGCCGAATGCCCGATGCGTGATCTTGATGCCGAGCGGCGCTTGCCTGCGCTTATACTCACTGCGATCCACCATCACCATCACACGTGCCACTGTTTCCCGATCAAATCCCATGGCCACGATGTCCTCGAGGGCGCGATCCTCCTCCACATAGGCCTTCAAGATGGGATCCAGCACCGGATAGGGCGGCAAACTGTCTTCATCTTTTTGATCCGGTCGCAACTCTGCGGTCGGAGGCCGCTCCAGCACGCGTTTTGGAATCACCGGCTCCGGTCCGCTCAGATTTCGCAGATGCGAGAGTTCATAGACCATGGTCTTGGGTACATCCTTGATCACCGCAAATCCCCCCGCCATGTCGCCATAGAGGGTGGCGTAGCCGACGCTCATTTCGCTCTTGTTCCCGGTGGTCAGGACCAGGTGGCCGAATTTGTTGGAATAGGCCATGAGCAGATTGCCCCTGATCCGAGCCTGCAAATTCTCTTCGGTGGTGTCGGGACGGTGCCCGGAGAATGGCTTAGACAGCGTCCGGAGATAACTGTTGAAGGTCGCCGTGATTGAGAGGGTTTCCACCTGGATGCACAGACGCCGGGCGAGGTCGGCCACATCCTCGCGACTAGCCCGCGACGTGTAGGGCGACGGCATGAACACCCCGAGGACATGTTCCGCGCCGACCGCATCCACCGCGATGACGGCCGTGAGAGCCGAGTCGATGCCGCCGCTCAAACCGATGACGACCCGCTTGAACCCGTTTTTTCGCACATAATCCCGCACACCCAGGACCAACGCGCGATAGGCTTCCTCGAGCCGATCCAACGGCGATTCCAAGGCCGGGACCACGATCGACGATGACTTCCTCGCCGGCACCCGCACCGCAACCCGCTCCACCAGCGCGGCTACACGTGGCGGCAAGGGCTTTGTGCGCCGTTCGCCTTGTCGCACTCGTCCCACGGCCGCGATATCGAGATCCCCAATCAGAAGGTCTTGCTCAAAAGACTTTCCGCGCGCGACCACCTCGCCGGTCTGATCCACGATCAGGCTGCAGCCGTCGAACACCAGCTCGTCCTGCCCGCCCACCGTGTTGGTATAGGTCACCACCACGCGATTCTCGCGCGCCCGGGTGGCCAATACCTGCTCGCGCAGGCGGCTCTTGCCGACGTGGAACGGCGAGGCGTTGATATTCACGATCACCTCGGCGCCCGCCGCAGCCTGCGCACGCGTCGGCCCCTCGGGAGACCAGATATCCTCGCAAATGTTCACCCCAATCGTCGTGCCATTCAGAACCAGCAACGGCAGGCGCGTGCCGGGACGGAAATACCGGCTCTCATCAAAGACGCCATAGTTCGGCAACAAGCGCTTGCAGTAGTTGGCGACCACGCGGCGCTCATACAGCACAGCGGCTGCATTGTAGAGATCATGCCGCCCGGCCGGCGAGAAAGCAGAGGACTCCGACGAAGTTGCTCCCGTCGCCTCCCGTCCGACATACCCCACCACCACCACCAACCCGTGAGCTTCCGCCGCCACCGCTTTCAACGCGCGGTGGGTGTCTTCGATAAAGCGGGGCTTGAACAGTAGATCCTCAGGCGGGTACCCGGTGATGGCCAGTTCGGGAAACGCCACAAGGTCAGCCTTCGCACGGCGAGCGTCCTTGATCCAGGCCTTGATCAGCGCCGTATTCCCAGCAAGGTCGCCGACGGTCGGATTGATCTGGGCCATGGCCATGCGCAAGAACCGCATCAGTATTCACCAAGCCTTGGCAATTCAGAGATCCGAGACATTTCACGCAGCATGCTCAAAACCGTCGTCCCGCAAGGCCGCAGCGCAATGAGGATCTGAGGCGTACTGAAGTCGTACGTCGAAGATCCGAATCAGCGAGAACGAAGCGGGCGGCGGTTTTCAGCATGCTGCTCAAAAAAAAAGTCCTCGGACCCACCGGACCGGTGGACCAGAGGACGTCGTTGTCCTGCGCCATCTCTATAAGGGATAGCCTCCTGAGACTCCGTTGTCCCTGGAAAAGCTGGCGATCATATAGCACCAGCCGGAATCGACTGTCAACCAATACGGGCGGGGTTGGCGTGAAATCCCCCGCAGCCAGGAGGCCGGTCTATGATACAATCCCGCCCCATGCGCGGTGTGATTCAACAACTGATGTCGTCCGCAGGACAACCTCTTCGGCTTTGGAAAGCCTGGCTGATGGTCCTTCCATGCCTGCTTCTGGTCGCCTGCAGCGCCATCTCCCCGCTGACGTCCGTCGGGGAGGGGCCATTAGGGACCGTCACGCTTGAACGCCTGGCCAACCGTGGGACCACCGCCAGATACGGCAGCCCTCAAAGCGCCTTTCAGGCGTCCCATCCGGCCACGGTGTCGGCATCGGTCATCTCACGCCTGCTTTCCGGGCTGTCCATCTCAGGCCTCGACCGGCCAGGCGCCGCACCGGCACCAGAGCAATATCCGCTGTTTTCTCAGGAAGAAGTAGATTTTTTCACCCCGCTCATCATCCGTGCCCTGTCGCAGGCCCAGCCGGACCAACGAGTGCGGTTCACTATGCAAGATGACGGACTCCTAACCCAGGGCACGCTCTATCTGCATGGGACGACCCTCCGGGTCAGTCTCTCTCACTATCGTGCCTCGCAGGGTCAAAGCAAGACCAGACCGGCGGCGCTCGCCTTGTCCTTTACGCCTTTAGAGGCGCTCGTGCGGCACGATGTGCCGCAGTCCTGGATGATTATCGAACCGGAGCATCCACACCTCGCCGTTTCGCTCGACGCCCTCAATCAGCTTCCCGCTACCGTTCCTACCCGAGCCGCGCAGACACCAGTCGCTACAGTCGCGCCTCTTCCGGTCTCTCCCGCATCCGAACAGAGCGACGCGCAACAGGAACTGCGGGCGACGAAGGACCTGGTCGTCAAACAGGCTCAGGAACTCCAGCAACTCAAGGCGGAACTGGAATCGTTGCGACGACAACTCGCAGAAAAAGAATCCGCCGCACCAAAGCCAAAACCAAAGACGTCCCCTCGCAA from Nitrospira sp. CR1.1 harbors:
- a CDS encoding P-II family nitrogen regulator (indirectly regulates nitrogen metabolism; at high nitrogen levels P-II prevents the phosphorylation of NR-I, the transcriptional activator of the glutamine synthetase gene (glnA); at low nitrogen levels P-II is uridylylated to form PII-UMP and interacts with an adenylyltransferase (GlnE) that activates GlnA), with protein sequence MKLIEAIVKPFKLDEVKDALLEIGIQGMTVTEVKGFGRQKGHKETYRGQEYTIEFVPKVKIEVAVNDGQVQRVLETITRAAKTGSIGDGKIFVRDLTSAVRIRTGETGESAL
- the glnD gene encoding [protein-PII] uridylyltransferase codes for the protein MSQALDADSHMVHDAASMAVAQLLADQRQAIQQRLLAGASGDEVVAATTDLVDGVIVGRYRTAARTGGEALTTAGFQHCCLVAIGGYGRRELAPHSDIDLMFLFHQDAAKVIPELVKQVLHPLWDIGFQVGHSVRTIQDCLDLGLADLTVRTSMMEARFLAGSPELFQQFHARYVRKVVSSGFDGYLEQKVAERQREYQKFGETVYLLEPNVKKSKGGLRDLHLLQWIGSARFQAPTIRELSDRGILSQADYRAIKEAREFLLRVRSFLHIRAGMAQEILTFDEQVWLAKHWGFADQPHLLAVEQFMQQYYRHTMGLHAALMRFVERCRRRSLWQQLVRWLPSPRIEQYFAVDGEALTVPVELRSQVLAQPSLLLTLFNLARSRKLSIDPALLEDIHRHAETLSVEQFHTPETGRTFLSILAGPGTARALEAMHRAHLLEKLVPAFSRVRGLMQFNQYHKYTVDEHSLLAVAKAEALADHAGVLGEVYREIKRKDLLHLALLLHDLGKGHEEDHSEVGKRLAEETAVRLGFDERESRTLVMLVHRHLLMAHTAFRRDPYDEKVLLPFAREVGTPEVLRKLLALTAADIAAVGPDVLTKWKESLLVELYLRAMQEVSGERETADEPQRLARIADDVVAQSHGVQDLSRDKAWISSELEQFPLRYAYGTSPRRIAVHLGAIRRLQDGGVVVETEFNAPLGTCEYAVIAHNDVIPGLFSKIAGVMAGGGLQILDAQIVTRKDGVVVDTFQVADPDYQGEPPMERRESIAATITEVLTGRQAIEAVMQRGARLSLGRSLPVHRQPAEVRIDNETSDRFTILDVFADDRQGLLYIITNAIFQLGLSVHASRISTRLDQVADVFYVTGMEGKKVEEAGRLETIRASILNEIELFLGAHAA
- the amt gene encoding ammonium transporter — protein: MSGLGAELAWAEDAPLKVDSGDTAWVLVSSAFVLAMLMPGLALFYGGLVRTKNVLGTIMQSVMILGVVSLLWIVFGYSLAFGPDKGGVIGGLDWIGLSGVGSVPHAVYGPTIPHQAFMLFQLMFAAIAPALITGAFAERKRFTSVVLFAAMWSVLVYVPLAHWIWGGGWLAQLGALDFAGGAVIHISSGAAALICAIVLGKRRGYGTDYMAPHNLPMTLLGTGFLWFGWFGFNGGSALGANGVAVSAVLATHAAACMGAISWCGAEWMHRGKPTVLGVASGAVAGLATVTPAAGYIGPMSAILIGLVAGMSCYAAIVWKGRFGYDDSLDVVGIHGVGGVIGVLATGLFASKVVNPGGADGLFFGNPGLFGIQLLVVVVTTVFSLVGTFAILKLVDAMTGLRVSPEEEATGLDLSQHNERAYS
- a CDS encoding NAD+ synthase, which produces MRFLRMAMAQINPTVGDLAGNTALIKAWIKDARRAKADLVAFPELAITGYPPEDLLFKPRFIEDTHRALKAVAAEAHGLVVVVGYVGREATGATSSESSAFSPAGRHDLYNAAAVLYERRVVANYCKRLLPNYGVFDESRYFRPGTRLPLLVLNGTTIGVNICEDIWSPEGPTRAQAAAGAEVIVNINASPFHVGKSRLREQVLATRARENRVVVTYTNTVGGQDELVFDGCSLIVDQTGEVVARGKSFEQDLLIGDLDIAAVGRVRQGERRTKPLPPRVAALVERVAVRVPARKSSSIVVPALESPLDRLEEAYRALVLGVRDYVRKNGFKRVVIGLSGGIDSALTAVIAVDAVGAEHVLGVFMPSPYTSRASREDVADLARRLCIQVETLSITATFNSYLRTLSKPFSGHRPDTTEENLQARIRGNLLMAYSNKFGHLVLTTGNKSEMSVGYATLYGDMAGGFAVIKDVPKTMVYELSHLRNLSGPEPVIPKRVLERPPTAELRPDQKDEDSLPPYPVLDPILKAYVEEDRALEDIVAMGFDRETVARVMVMVDRSEYKRRQAPLGIKITHRAFGKDRRMPITNGYR